AAACCCCAAGCGGGGCTCTCTCGATACGCGGTCCACATCGACTCGCGGTCGGTCAGCGAGGTGACGCCGGCGTCGACCAGCCGGCCGCGATAGTTGTCCAGCAGCTCGCGCTCATGGGCCCGTCGAAGCTCAGGAGGCAGTGCGGCGATCAACGCATAGCCGACGTCGTGGGACCACGAGCCGCGCCGAATCAGTTGCCAGTCAAGCAAACCCATTCGGCCGTCGGGCAGCGCATAGGTGTTGCGTAGGTGCGGGTCGCCGTGCAGCACGGTGATCGGGTCGCGGGCCACCCGCTCCTGGAGTCTCCAGAAGGCGGCTTCCATACCATTCATGTCGGTGCCGGCGGCATCAAGAAGCGCCGTCTTGTACGGGGCGTCAATGAGGGCGCGGATTATCGCGAACCCGTTGTCGCGCAGAAAGTGTGCGAATCCGCCGGTGACGGAATCCTGTAACCAGGACAGGTCGCCGCCCTCAGCCAGCCGTTGGCTGCCCCAGAACGGAGCGTGCAGTTGGCTCAACGTTGCGAGCAGCGCGTCGGCCTGCTCGACGCTGAGGCCCGTCACCGCATCAGGGACCTGCGCGCCGCGCAAGGTGATGTCCTCTCCGAGGATCAGAAACTGCGACGGGCCGTCGAGGTGGTCGGCGAAGAAGGTCGTCATCGTCTCGACGTTCAGATCTGGACGGAGGTCTCGGTAGAACCGTGTCTCGTCGTCGTAAAGGACCGTCCCGCCTCCGCCTTCGGAAAGCGATTGGTCGAACGCCTCCGGCAGGTCGTGCACTGTCCTGAGTTGCGTTTTGATGAAGAGGCGCTTCGGAAGTCGGGTGTGTGGATCGGCGTACGTCACATCGAGATGCAGGTGCGATGTGGTGCCCTGCCAGGTGTGTCCAATCGTGACGCCGGTAACCGTCGTGTCGGGATCGTGTCGGCGTAATAGCGACGTCAGAACCTCGGGCTTGATGTCGTCTGCGGACTGAAGCGTGACGTGCAGAGCTTGGCCGGTCATCGCAATCCTCATCGTTGAGATTCAATTATGACAGTTGGCTGTCATGTTATCACCAAGGCCATGGGAATGAGGAGGTTTCGCGCCTCTACCTAGGTCGCCTTGGCGGGACGGAATAGCGGCAACCACATCCGGCTATCCTCGGCACCCGACAGCGCGGTCCAGTCTTCGAAGAAGGCTTCTACCCGCATACCGACGCTGATCTCGTCCGGGGCGACGTCGACCACATTGGTAATGAGGCGGACGTCGGGATCCTCGGCAAGTTCGACCATCGCGACGATATAGGGCGGTTCGAAACCCGGAATCCAGTTCTGGCGGTTGACCGTAAACGCCGCGACGGTGGCCTGCCCGGAGACGGGTTCGGGTGCAACGTCAGTACTTCGGCAACGCCAGCAGGCTGGGCCCGGCGGGTGAAAGAAGTGGCCGCAGCCGTGGCAGCGGGTGATCAGTAACTGGCCATTGCGACCACCGGTCCAGAATGCACGCGACTCCGCGGTAGGGCTGGGCGCCAATCGGAACTGTGGACGTTGGTAGGCGCCGTTCGGTGAACCGATCTCGGCTGTCATGATCCGGCCAATGATCTGCCGATGACCAGTCGCTGAATCTGGTTGGTGCCCTCGAAGATCTGCGTGATCTTGGCTTCGCGCATGTAGCGCTCGACGCGATAGTCCCTCGTGTAGCCGTAACCGCCGAAAACCTGGACGGCGTCGGTGGTGACCTTCATTGCGGCGTCGGTGGCAATGAGCTTCGCCACTGAAGCGTTGCGCGAGTAGGGGAGGCCCGCGTCGCGGCGGCGGGCGGCGTCCAGGTATGTGGCGCGCGCGGATTCGACCGCGGCGGCCATATCGGCCAGCAGGAACGCCAGACCTTGATGATCGATGATCTTGCGGCCGAAGGTCGTCCGTTGCTGCGCATAGGAAATCGCCTCGTCGAGTGCCGCCTGCGCAAGCCCGACGGCGACCGCGGCGATGCCGAGACGTCCGGAATCGAGTGCGCTGAAGGCGATCTGGAGGCCCTGGCCCTGGGCGCCGATTCGGCGTTGGGCAGCCACGAACGCATTGTCGTAGTGCGCTGTGGTGGTCGGAACGGCATGCAAGCCCATCTTCTCCTCGGGTCTGCCGAACGTCAGTCCGTCGGTGTCCTTGTCTACCAGGAAGCATGAAATACCTTGTGCCCCTTCGCCAGTGCGGGCGAAGAGGCTGTAGAAATCTGCGATGCCGCCGTGGGTGATCCAGGCCTTCGCGCCGCTGACGCGGTAACCGCCATCGACTGCCGCAGCCTTGCAGGTCAGGGCGGCGGCGTCGGAACCGGCCTGCGGCTCGGACAAGCTGTAGGCGCCGATCGTGTGACCACTCAGCATGGTCGGCAGCCACTGCTGTTGTTGCTCGTCGGTGCCGAAAGAGATCAACGGATGGCAGGCCAGTACGTGGACGCTGACGGCTACGGCAACTGCCGCCCACCGGGCGGCCAATTCCTCGAGAACCTGCAGGTATACCTCGTAGGGTTGTCCGCCACCGCCCCATTCCTGCGGGTGCGGCAGTGTCAGCAGACCGGTCTCACCCAGCGTCGCGAAGACTCCTTCGGGGTAGGTCTCGTTCTTCTCGTGCACGTCGACGATCGGATCGAGCACCTTGTCGGCGACATCGGCCGCGAGGCGAACCAGTTCGCGTGCTTCGGGTGTCGGCAGCAGACGCTCGACGGTCATGAACGCCCATCTTGCCACTGGCAACCGGTCAATTCTGCCGAGATCTCCCAGAGTCGTCGCGCGCTGTCCGCATCGCGCGCCTTGTCTTTGAGCGTGGTCGGCTTCGGTGTGCCCCACTGGTGCATCAAGCCGCGCGGCGCGATGTAGGTGCCGTTGGGCAAGGTTGTGGTGATCGCCTGAATGGTCGACCGGGCACCGTCAGCCGGGCTCTGTGCGATGCGCGGCGAGAGCACTCGGCCGGCCCACCGCAGTGCACCCGAGCCGTTGCGAGTGATCCCGGTGTCCGTCATGCCGGGATCGGAGGCGTAGGCGGTCTTGCCGCGGGCGACCAATTCCCGCACGAAGAGCAGGTTCGCCAGTTTGGATTCTCCGTAGGCCGACCACGGGTTGTAACGGCGATGGTGGTAGTTGAGGTCGTCGAAGTGCATTCGGGCGGTGTTGTAGTTGGTGCTGGCCACTGCCACGACACGGTCGCGGATCCGGTCGCCGAGCAGGCAGGTCAACGCGAAGTGGCCAAGGTGGTTGGTGCCCATGTGAGCCTCGAAGCCGTCCGCTGTTCGCGTCAGCGGCAAGCCCAGCACGCCGGCGTTGTTCACCAATACGTCGACGTGGTCGACGGTATCGGCGAACTTGCGCACGCTGGTGAGGTCGGCCAAGTCCAGCTCGCGCACCTCGACGTCACCGGGCATCGACGCCGCGGCCTCGTACGCCTTTGCCGGGGTTCGGCACGCGATGATCACTTCGTGGCCGGCAGCGGCCATTGCGTGCGCGGTCGCTTTCCCGACGCCACTGTTTCCGCCCGTGACGATGATCCGCACGTCGCCCGTGCCCTCCTTCGCGTTAATCCACGTAAACAGTAAACTATTTATCGTTTTGGGAAAACGGCGAGGAGGGCGTTGAGTATTTCCTTTTCCACCAGTTCGGTTCGGCCGCTGCTATGACGTGGCTCGAGCGGATTTGCGCCGTCCACGAGCGCAGTGAACGTTCCGCGGTCATCGGCGATGAGGGTTCGGTCAGTGGCCGCGAACTGATCGGACAAGCCGTGGCGGCCGCGGACCTGCTCGTCGACCTCGACGTGCCGGCAGGTCAGTCGATACCCGCGTTGCTCACCACAAACGCACGCGCGCTGGCACTTCTGTTAGGTGGTGTGGCAGCCAACAGACCGCTGGCTCTACTCGGGCCGCGACAGACTCCAGCGGAGCTGGCCGAGATGGTGCGTCGGAGCGGCTCGTCGGTCCTGCTCACCGAGGCCGCGTTCGCTGAGACGGCTCGCCAGGTCGCCGACAGCGTCGGGATAGCGGCGGCGACAATACCCTGCTTGCCGGTGTCGAGTCGTTCGCTGCATCCGGCGCCCGGTCCCACAGCGATCTACCTGCACACCGCGGGGACGACCGGAGTTCCCAAGCGAGTTCCGCTCACCGAGCGAGTGCTGGACGCCCGCGCGGAGTTGCTGCGGCACTTGATCGGCATCGGGCCCGACGACCGTTACGCGACCGGCTCACCGCTACATCACATCGGCGGGCTGGGCAACGTCTTGGTGGCTCTCACCGCCGGTGCCGCGGTTATCCCCACCACCAGATTCTCGTTCGACTGGTGGCGAAACTTGAAGCCACTCAACGCCACCCATTGTCTACTTGTGCCGACGATGATCGAAATGCTGCTCAGCGAAGGACTTCTCGGTGCGCTTCCGCTGAAGACTTTGATCTATGGTGCATCGCCGATCACCGTCGAGACGTTGCGACGCGTACTCGACGTCGTTCCGGACGTCGCGATGGTCAGCCTTTACGGCCAGACCGAGGGCAGCCCAATCACTAGCTTGGGCCCAGACGATCATCGATTGGCCGCAGTCAACAACCCCGGCGTTCTATCCACCGTCGGCCGACCGGTGAGCGGTCTTCGGCTGCAGATCGATCAGCCGGACCGGGCAGGAATCGGTGAAGTGCTCGCCGCCGCAGCGCACCTTCCCGTTCAGGACGCCGACGGCTGGTTGCACACGGGGGATCTGGGCGTGCTGGATGCCCACGGATATCTCCGTCTCTGTGGTCGTCGGCACGACATGGTGGTTCGCGGCGGGGAGAACATATATCCCGTTGAAGTCGAGAATGTGCTCAGTGCCCACCCCGCCGTCGCCGCGGTCGGGGTAGTGGGCGTGCCGGATCCGCGACTCGGAGAAACCTTGGCCGCGTTCATAGTTCCGTCGGACCCGGCTCATCCGCCACAGCCCGAGCAACTGGCTTCCTTCACGCGCGTCACGCTCGCCGGCTTCAAGATTCCGCGGTACTGGTACGCGGTCGCCGAACTGCCGCTGAACAGCGCAGGCAAGGTCGTTCGCGACCAACTTCGGAAATCACACCTGGCGCGTCGGCACAGTGGGTCAACTTGAATTTTGTGCACACGCAACCGTCGGAGACCTACTCACTCACTCACGTCCGCTGTCTTCGGTCGGCGCCGCGGAGATCGCGGGAATTTCTAGATCTTATCCGTTATATAGTTTAACGTCTCGGTGTATGCCGATAGCCGCGCGAAGCCCGGTCGCATCAGCAGGTCGACACAGGGTTGCCGTCGTTTGTTCGAGTTGCCAGCCATGAAGAGTACGAACATGCTCATCGCGGTGGTCGTCGCCGCAACTGCCGTCAGCGGAGTCGCGCTGACTCTGGCACCGGCGGCGCGCGCCGTACCGGCGCCTGAGGTCGAGTATGTCTACAACGTGGTGGTACGGCGGCATTACGGCTTTCCGAACAACGACGCGCTTGCCTACGGTCACGGGATCTGCGAGAAGGTCGGCCGCGGCGATGCCTACGCGCAGGTTATGGGTGACGTCAAGGGTGACGTCACCCCCAACGACGAGTTTGCGGCTAATTACTTGGTCTCATATGCGGTCGACTTGCTGTGTCCTGAGCTGATATGGCAGCTGCGGAAGTCAGCCGCTGGTTACCAACCGCCAGCCGGCGTAGCCGCGCCCGGTACCTACTACTGAGGCTATTTTCGGCAACCAGTGGAACCGTCTGGTTCTAGGATCCGCCACAAAGATAAGAAAACCCCTCCCCGCCATTTCGATGAGAATTCTGCAAACCCGCAGCTAGAGACGTCTCCAACCGCCACGCAGCGTGTGAACCTACAGCAGTTGTAGGGTCCCAAACCCGGTGTCATACGCCCATCTGCCGTGTCATGTCGATGTCATATAGGCCCCACGCGACTGCGTGCTGAATAGCGGTGATTCGTGAGGCAAACCTTGCCCCGCAGCGATGTGAGACGAGATAGAAAACAGGTCAGACGCGTGGTATCGCCGCAGTTTGAGCCGGCGGCATATGACACTGGGAATGAGAACCTGTAGCCGAGTGCAAGCCCGGCCGCGCACTCGGGCGGAACAAGCACTAGATCGCCGCGCCGGGGTTGAGGATGCCTAACGGGTCCAGTGCCTGCTTGATGCGGTGGTTCAGCGCCATCACCTCCGGCCCGAGGTAGCCGTCCAGCCAGGGCCGCTTCAGCCGGCCCACCCCGTGCTCGCCGGTGATCGTGCCGCCCAATCCGACGGCCAGATCCATGATTTCGCCGAACGCGACCTGGGCGCGCTTCGCCATCGCGGGATCCGCAGGGTCGTACACGATCAGCGGATGCGTGTTGCCGTCGCCGGCGTGGGCGATCACCGAGATCATCAGGTCGCGTTCCGCGGCGATGCGCGCAATCCCGGTCACCAGCTTGCCCAGCGCCGGAAGCGGCACCCCGACGTCTTCGAGCAGCAGCGATCCCTTGGCCTCGACGGCCGGGATGCAGAACCGGCGCGCGGCGACGAACGCCTCGCCCTCGTCCGGGTCATCGGTGGTGAAAACGTCCGTTGCATTATTTTCGGCGAATATCGCCGCGATCAGTTCGGCGTCCTCACCGCTGGCGCGGCCGCGTTCATCGGAGCCGGCCACCAGCATCGCGGCGGCCCCGCGATCGAGGTCCATGCGCAGGATGTCCTCGACGGCGTTGATCGCCACCGAATCCATGAACTCCAGCATTGCGGGCCGCAGCCGTGACGCGACCCCCAGCACCGCGTCGACAGCCGACTCGACCGAGGCGAAGCTGGCCACCACGACGCTCGACGTGTTCTGCGCGGGCAGCAGCCGCAGCGTCACCTCCGTCACGACGCCCAGCGTGCCTTCGCTGCCGACGAACAGCTTGGTCAGCGAAAGCCCCGCCACGTCCTTCAGCCGAGGACCGCCCAGCCGCACCGCGGTGCCGTCGGCCAGCACCACTTGCATGCCCAGCACGTAATCGGTGGTGACGCCATACTTCACACAGCACAAGCCTCCGGCGTTGGTGGCGATATTGCCGCCGATGCTGCAGATTTCGTACGACGACGGGTCCGGCGGGTACCACAGGCCGTATCCGGCGACGGCCTTCTTCACCTCGGCGTTGAGCAGGCCGGGCTGGCATACCGCGGTCCGGGTGACCGGGTCGACGATGATGTCGCGCATCTTCTCCGTCGACAACACGATCCCGTCGGCCAGCGCCGTCGCCCCGCCCGATAAGCCGGTGCCGGCCCCCCGGGGCACGACGGGCACCCGGTGGGCGGTGGCCCAGCGCAGCACCTTCTGCACGTCTTCGGTGCAGCGCGGCCGGACCACGGCCAGCGGTGTGCCCGCCGACGGGTCGAAGGCGCGGTCGTGTCGGTAGCCGTCGGTGATGGTCGGGTCGGTGACCACCATCCCGTCCGGCAGGTCGGCGATCAGGCCGGCCAGCATGTCTGCATTGACTGTGGCGCTCACGTGCCGATTTTACGGCGCGGAATCCTCAGCAAACTCCGGCGCGCGATCGAGTTCGCGCAGCGACGGCAGCGCGCACGCGATCAGGCCGACAACAATGATGGGCACCGCCAACGTCAAAAACGTCACCCGCAGCCCGGCGGTATCGGCCAGGGGACCGGCCACCAGCAAGCCCAACGGGCCCGCGGCGTACATCAACCCCGTCATCACCCCGACCACTCGGCCGCGCAGCTGGTGCGGGGCCCGGGTCTGCATCACGTAGTTGTAGATCGGCTGAATGGGCCCGTAGACCAAGCCGGTCACCGCGCACAGCACCAGGATCACCGGCAACGGCGGTAGGAACGCGATGCCGACCGACGCGGCACCGAAGGTCAGGGTCGCGATCAGCAAGGCCGTGCGCCGTCGCACGTATTTCGACAGCACGGCATAGCCGAGCGCGCCCACGACACCGCCGACCCCGAGCGCCGCCAACGCCCAGCCCAGCTGCGCGGGTTGCTGACGGTCGCTGAAGTATTTGGGAAACAGCACGCTTTCCATCGGCAGATACAGCGCGGTGACCACCAGGTCGATCAAGCCGAGCGTCCGCAGCACCCGCAGGTTCCAGACAAATCGCAGGCCCTCGGCGACCCCGGACACCAGCCCGTCGGGGCGGGCCGTGTGGTGCGGCTTGCCGGTGCCCTCGAGTCGCAGCGCGCCAATTGCGATGAACGACAACCCAAAACAACCCGCGGTGATCCACATGGTGTTGACGCCGCCGACCGTGGCGATCATCAAACCGCCGATACCCGGGCCCACGATGTACGCGAGGTTGAGAATCGCTTCGTAAACGCTGTTGGTGCGGTCCAGCGACCAGCCGGCGCGGGCGGCGGCCTCGGGCAGCATCGACTGGCGTGCCGTCGTCCCGGCCGGGTCGAAAGCGGCCGAAAAGAATGCCAGCGCGGCCAGCTCGGCGACGTTGATCGCGTTGGCGCCGAATACCCAGGCGATCAGCGGCACCGCCGCCACTGCCGTGCCGGACAGCGAATCGGACACCAACGAAACAAGGCGGCGCCCGAAGAAGTCGACCGCGGTGCCGGCGACCAGCGTGGATCCCACCAGCGGCAGCGTCATGGCTGCGGCGACGATCGACGCGTCGCCGGCGCTGCCCCGGTGCTGCAACGCCAGCCAGGGGAAAGCGACCAATGAAATGCCGGTACCCGCGGTCGCCACCAGCGTGGCGAACAGGATCAGAATTGCCGGACCGCGGCTGGAATGTGTCATAAATATCGCCGGGAGAATCTAACCGCAAAGCTTTCGCGGGAGCCACCGAATTTCGTGGTCACTAGCGGCTGAATGCAGGATGTTCATGTGCTTGTTCATCCGAATACCGGATTGGCATTCGATTCGCCGGTCGAGCCCGGCTCCGGATGGCCCGGCGATCCGGCCACACCGCTCACGCCGCAGGCCGCCGACGCGGCGCGGGTTCGGGCGCTGGCCGGTGCGGTCGGCTCGATTCCGGAATTGGACGCCGCGGTCAGCGTTTGTCGCGCCTGCCCGCGGCTGGTCACCTGGCGTGAGGATGTTGCGGTGGCCAAACGGCGGGCATTTGCCGACCAGCCGTATTGGGGGCGGCCGGTGCCGGGCTGGGGATCGCAGCGGCCGCGAATCTTCATCGTCGGGTTGGCGCCGGCCGCGCACGGCGCCAACCGGACCGGGCGGATGTTCACCGGCGACCGGTCCGGCGACCAGCTGTACGCCGCCCTGTACCGGGCCGGACTGGTGAACCAGCCGATCAGCGTGGATGCCGCAGACGGGTTGCAGACCAAGCAGATTCGGATCTCCGCGCCGGTGCGCTGTGCGCCGCCGGCCAACGCCCCGACCCCGCTCGAGCGGGACACCTGCTGGCCCTGGCTGGAAGCCGAATGGCGGTTGGTGTCCGAGCATGTCCGCACAGTCGTGGCCTTGGGCGGGTTCGGCTGGCAGATCGCGCTGCGGCTGCCGGGCGCTACCGCGTTGCGAGGAACGCCCAAGCCGCGGTTCGGCCATGGCGCGGTCGCGGAGTTGCCGTCGGGCGTGCGACTGCTGGGGTGCTACCACCCCAGCCAGCAAAACATGTTCACCGGTAGGCTCACTCCGGCAATGCTTGACGACATCTTTATTGAAGCCAAGAAGCTGGCAGGGATTAAGTGACCGAGGTATTGATTTCCGGGGCCAGCGTCGCCGGTACAACGTTGGCGTATTGGCTTGGACAGCATGGCTATTCGGTGACGGTCGTGGAGACGCACCAAGGGCTGCGCCCGGGCGGGCAGGCGATCGATGTGCGGGGTCCGGCGCTGACGGTGCTGGACCGCATGGGTCTGCTGGCCGCCGCCGCGGACCGCAAGACGGGCATTCGCGGCTCTTCGGTCGTCGACCGCGACGGCAACGAGCTGTCCCGCGACACCGAATCGACGCCCACCGGCGGTCCGATCGACAACCCCGACATCGAGCTGCTGCGCGACGACTTGGTCGAGTTGCTTTACCAGGCAACCCTGCCCGCGACCGAATACCTCTTCAACGACAGCGTCGCCACGGTGGTGAACCGCGGCACCGCCGTCGATGTGACCTTTGAACGTTCGCCCGCGCGCAGCTTCGACCTGCTGATCGGCGCCGACGGCCTGCACTCCAACGTGCGCCGACTGGTTTTCGGCCCCGAGGAGCGGTTCATCAAGCGGCTGGGGACACACGCCGCGATCTTCACCGTGCCCAACTTCCTGGATCTGGACTTCTGGCAGATGTGGCATTACGGGGACGCCACGATGGCCGGGGTCTACAGCGCCCGCAACAACACCGAGGCGCGCGCCATGTTGGGCTTCATGGACACCGAGTTGCGTATCGACTACCGCGACATCGAAGCCCAATTCGCCGAGGTGGAGCAGCGGATGTCCGGCGACGGCTGGGTGCGCCCGCAACTGCTGAAGTTCATGCGCGACGCGCCGGACTTCTACTTCGACGAGATGGCGCAGATCGTGATGGATCACTGGTCGATCGGCCGGGTGGCGCTGGTGGGCGACGCCGCCTACTGTTGCTCGCCGCTGTCGGGCCAGGGGACCAGTGTCGCGCTGCTCGGCGCCTACATCCTGGCCGGCGAGCTCAAGCGAGTCACCCAAGGCAACTGGGTCGACCACGGGGTCGGCTTTACCAACTACTTCAAGCGCTTTCACGGCTACACCGAACGCACCCAATTTCTGGCCACCGACAACATTCCCGGTGGTGCCCCGATATCGCAGGAGCAGTTCGAGGCGGTCGTGAATTCGATAACGCCGAGCAACTACTGACCGGGAACGAACACCGCGCCGAATGCGTTGAGGTCACCGTGCGTCTATCTGTCCTCGATCTCGTCCCGGTCCGCACCGACCAGTCGACCGGCGACGCGCTGGCGGCCACCGTGGCGCTGGCGCAGACCGCCGACCAGCTGGGCTTTACCCGCTACTGGGTCGCCGAACACCACAACATGCCCTCGGTGGGCGCGACCAGCCCGCCGGTGCTGCTCGCCTATCTGGCCGCGCAGACGTCGCGCGTGCGACTGGGATCCGGGGGGGTCATGCTGCCCAACCACGCGCCGCTGGCCGTCGCCGAGCAGTTCGCCCTCTTGGAAGCCGCCGCCCCGGGCCGAATCGACCTGGGCATCGGCCGGGCGCCCGGCTCCGACCCGGTGACGTCCTACGCATTGCGTGGCGCCCGCGACGATCGCGATATCGAGAACTTCCCCGAATACCTCGACGACGTGGCGGCATTGATGAGTGCGCGCGGGGTGCTGGTTCCGCTGCGCTCGGGCGATTACCGCCTCAAGGCCACGCCCGCCGCAGCGAGCGAACCACGGCTATGGCTGCTGGGCTCGTCGATGTACTCGGCGCATTTGGCGGCGGCCAAGGGGCTGCCCTATGTATTCGCACATCACTTCTCCGG
The Mycobacterium sp. 050128 genome window above contains:
- a CDS encoding FAD-binding oxidoreductase, encoding MLAGLIADLPDGMVVTDPTITDGYRHDRAFDPSAGTPLAVVRPRCTEDVQKVLRWATAHRVPVVPRGAGTGLSGGATALADGIVLSTEKMRDIIVDPVTRTAVCQPGLLNAEVKKAVAGYGLWYPPDPSSYEICSIGGNIATNAGGLCCVKYGVTTDYVLGMQVVLADGTAVRLGGPRLKDVAGLSLTKLFVGSEGTLGVVTEVTLRLLPAQNTSSVVVASFASVESAVDAVLGVASRLRPAMLEFMDSVAINAVEDILRMDLDRGAAAMLVAGSDERGRASGEDAELIAAIFAENNATDVFTTDDPDEGEAFVAARRFCIPAVEAKGSLLLEDVGVPLPALGKLVTGIARIAAERDLMISVIAHAGDGNTHPLIVYDPADPAMAKRAQVAFGEIMDLAVGLGGTITGEHGVGRLKRPWLDGYLGPEVMALNHRIKQALDPLGILNPGAAI
- a CDS encoding Zn-ribbon domain-containing OB-fold protein; translated protein: MTAEIGSPNGAYQRPQFRLAPSPTAESRAFWTGGRNGQLLITRCHGCGHFFHPPGPACWRCRSTDVAPEPVSGQATVAAFTVNRQNWIPGFEPPYIVAMVELAEDPDVRLITNVVDVAPDEISVGMRVEAFFEDWTALSGAEDSRMWLPLFRPAKAT
- a CDS encoding phosphotransferase, producing the protein MTGQALHVTLQSADDIKPEVLTSLLRRHDPDTTVTGVTIGHTWQGTTSHLHLDVTYADPHTRLPKRLFIKTQLRTVHDLPEAFDQSLSEGGGGTVLYDDETRFYRDLRPDLNVETMTTFFADHLDGPSQFLILGEDITLRGAQVPDAVTGLSVEQADALLATLSQLHAPFWGSQRLAEGGDLSWLQDSVTGGFAHFLRDNGFAIIRALIDAPYKTALLDAAGTDMNGMEAAFWRLQERVARDPITVLHGDPHLRNTYALPDGRMGLLDWQLIRRGSWSHDVGYALIAALPPELRRAHERELLDNYRGRLVDAGVTSLTDRESMWTAYRESPAWGFCMWAIAPDQMYSVEVVGAVLGRFAEAYSDLGTGTLLS
- a CDS encoding acyl-CoA dehydrogenase family protein, whose translation is MTVERLLPTPEARELVRLAADVADKVLDPIVDVHEKNETYPEGVFATLGETGLLTLPHPQEWGGGGQPYEVYLQVLEELAARWAAVAVAVSVHVLACHPLISFGTDEQQQQWLPTMLSGHTIGAYSLSEPQAGSDAAALTCKAAAVDGGYRVSGAKAWITHGGIADFYSLFARTGEGAQGISCFLVDKDTDGLTFGRPEEKMGLHAVPTTTAHYDNAFVAAQRRIGAQGQGLQIAFSALDSGRLGIAAVAVGLAQAALDEAISYAQQRTTFGRKIIDHQGLAFLLADMAAAVESARATYLDAARRRDAGLPYSRNASVAKLIATDAAMKVTTDAVQVFGGYGYTRDYRVERYMREAKITQIFEGTNQIQRLVIGRSLAGS
- a CDS encoding class I adenylate-forming enzyme family protein, translated to MTWLERICAVHERSERSAVIGDEGSVSGRELIGQAVAAADLLVDLDVPAGQSIPALLTTNARALALLLGGVAANRPLALLGPRQTPAELAEMVRRSGSSVLLTEAAFAETARQVADSVGIAAATIPCLPVSSRSLHPAPGPTAIYLHTAGTTGVPKRVPLTERVLDARAELLRHLIGIGPDDRYATGSPLHHIGGLGNVLVALTAGAAVIPTTRFSFDWWRNLKPLNATHCLLVPTMIEMLLSEGLLGALPLKTLIYGASPITVETLRRVLDVVPDVAMVSLYGQTEGSPITSLGPDDHRLAAVNNPGVLSTVGRPVSGLRLQIDQPDRAGIGEVLAAAAHLPVQDADGWLHTGDLGVLDAHGYLRLCGRRHDMVVRGGENIYPVEVENVLSAHPAVAAVGVVGVPDPRLGETLAAFIVPSDPAHPPQPEQLASFTRVTLAGFKIPRYWYAVAELPLNSAGKVVRDQLRKSHLARRHSGST
- a CDS encoding FAD-binding protein, encoding MTEVLISGASVAGTTLAYWLGQHGYSVTVVETHQGLRPGGQAIDVRGPALTVLDRMGLLAAAADRKTGIRGSSVVDRDGNELSRDTESTPTGGPIDNPDIELLRDDLVELLYQATLPATEYLFNDSVATVVNRGTAVDVTFERSPARSFDLLIGADGLHSNVRRLVFGPEERFIKRLGTHAAIFTVPNFLDLDFWQMWHYGDATMAGVYSARNNTEARAMLGFMDTELRIDYRDIEAQFAEVEQRMSGDGWVRPQLLKFMRDAPDFYFDEMAQIVMDHWSIGRVALVGDAAYCCSPLSGQGTSVALLGAYILAGELKRVTQGNWVDHGVGFTNYFKRFHGYTERTQFLATDNIPGGAPISQEQFEAVVNSITPSNY
- a CDS encoding SDR family NAD(P)-dependent oxidoreductase, which gives rise to MRIIVTGGNSGVGKATAHAMAAAGHEVIIACRTPAKAYEAAASMPGDVEVRELDLADLTSVRKFADTVDHVDVLVNNAGVLGLPLTRTADGFEAHMGTNHLGHFALTCLLGDRIRDRVVAVASTNYNTARMHFDDLNYHHRRYNPWSAYGESKLANLLFVRELVARGKTAYASDPGMTDTGITRNGSGALRWAGRVLSPRIAQSPADGARSTIQAITTTLPNGTYIAPRGLMHQWGTPKPTTLKDKARDADSARRLWEISAELTGCQWQDGRS
- a CDS encoding uracil-DNA glycosylase — translated: MQDVHVLVHPNTGLAFDSPVEPGSGWPGDPATPLTPQAADAARVRALAGAVGSIPELDAAVSVCRACPRLVTWREDVAVAKRRAFADQPYWGRPVPGWGSQRPRIFIVGLAPAAHGANRTGRMFTGDRSGDQLYAALYRAGLVNQPISVDAADGLQTKQIRISAPVRCAPPANAPTPLERDTCWPWLEAEWRLVSEHVRTVVALGGFGWQIALRLPGATALRGTPKPRFGHGAVAELPSGVRLLGCYHPSQQNMFTGRLTPAMLDDIFIEAKKLAGIK
- a CDS encoding LLM class flavin-dependent oxidoreductase; this translates as MRLSVLDLVPVRTDQSTGDALAATVALAQTADQLGFTRYWVAEHHNMPSVGATSPPVLLAYLAAQTSRVRLGSGGVMLPNHAPLAVAEQFALLEAAAPGRIDLGIGRAPGSDPVTSYALRGARDDRDIENFPEYLDDVAALMSARGVLVPLRSGDYRLKATPAAASEPRLWLLGSSMYSAHLAAAKGLPYVFAHHFSGNGTEEALEVYRTRFVPSTLTAEPVTFLTVNAAVAETRDEATALMLPNLQMMARLRTGQPLGPVPLVEEAQVAELTAAQQHIVDSGLERAVLGTAAEAAGQLRALAEQFGVDEVMVNPVASAHRGTDPATAPGRVATLELLAKELF
- a CDS encoding MFS transporter, which encodes MTHSSRGPAILILFATLVATAGTGISLVAFPWLALQHRGSAGDASIVAAAMTLPLVGSTLVAGTAVDFFGRRLVSLVSDSLSGTAVAAVPLIAWVFGANAINVAELAALAFFSAAFDPAGTTARQSMLPEAAARAGWSLDRTNSVYEAILNLAYIVGPGIGGLMIATVGGVNTMWITAGCFGLSFIAIGALRLEGTGKPHHTARPDGLVSGVAEGLRFVWNLRVLRTLGLIDLVVTALYLPMESVLFPKYFSDRQQPAQLGWALAALGVGGVVGALGYAVLSKYVRRRTALLIATLTFGAASVGIAFLPPLPVILVLCAVTGLVYGPIQPIYNYVMQTRAPHQLRGRVVGVMTGLMYAAGPLGLLVAGPLADTAGLRVTFLTLAVPIIVVGLIACALPSLRELDRAPEFAEDSAP
- a CDS encoding DUF732 domain-containing protein; its protein translation is MKSTNMLIAVVVAATAVSGVALTLAPAARAVPAPEVEYVYNVVVRRHYGFPNNDALAYGHGICEKVGRGDAYAQVMGDVKGDVTPNDEFAANYLVSYAVDLLCPELIWQLRKSAAGYQPPAGVAAPGTYY